From Bradyrhizobium erythrophlei:
GGGATTTGCGGGCCCTCGACGATCAACGTCTTGGAGACCTGATCAGGCGCCTCAACGCTGAGCAGCCCGGTTTCCGCACCTTGATGGGAAGGACCGCAGCAGCGATCCGCAATCAAGAAGGGGAAGTGGATCTTACGGCTGTCGATGTCCGATGGGGAAAGGTTGAATACTGGAAGACCGTCCACAACGCTCTCGCTCCTTACTCGGACAGGAATCTCCTCGGAGCGCTGGACCTGGTGCGTGGCCGGGACGGTTCGATCGTATCGGTCGCTGGCGGCGAGTCTGCCAACCGCGCCATCATGATCCGCACAATACTGATCGCGGGACTGGTGACGCTGGCCTGCATATTGATAGGGCTGCCGTACGCAATGGTGCTGGCAAGCGCAAGCGGATGGTTCAAGCAACTGCTCTTCGGCGCCGTGCTTCTGCCCTTGTGGACGTCCTTACTGGTTCGGACCGCCGCTTGGTATGTTTTGCTTCAAGACCGCGGGCTCATCAACGAATTCCTCATCCGCCTGGGCGTGATCAGCAGCCCACTTCCTCTCATGTTCAACCGGGTCGGGGTGGTGATTGCGATGACGCACGTGCTTCTGCCGTTCATGGTGCTTCCGATCTACAGCGTGCTCGTGACGATGCCGCCCAATCTGATGTTCGCCGCGGCCTCGCTTGGCGCCAGGCCCACCGTCGCGTTCCGTCGCGTACTCCTTCCGCTGAGCCTACGCGGAATAACCTCCGGCACTCTGCTCGTCTTCATGGCGGCGATCGGCTATTACATCACCCCGGCGCTCATCGGCGGGCCGAACGACCAGATGATCAGTTCGGTGATCGCCTTCTACGCGATGGGCTCGGCGAACTGGGGAATGGCCTCAGCTCTCGGTATTATCCTTCTAGCTGTGACGTTGATTTTATACGTCATTTACAGCCGTCTCTCGGACGATCCAGCAGCACCGGCGGTCTGATGATGTCTGCTAGCCGCCTAACAGCCCTTGCGATCGCCGCATTCCTCGTTGCCCCGCTGGTCGTCATTCTGCCGCTGGCTTTCACATCAAGCGTTTTCCTCAACTATCCAATCCCATCTTCGTCTCTGCGCTGGTTCAATGAGCTGGCCACCTCCGACGCCTGGCGTAGGTCGATCATAAACAGCCTCATTATTGGCGCCGGCACGTGTATCGTTGCAACGAGCCTCGGCACGCTGGCCGCACTGGGTTTGAGGACGCGGCCTGTCTATCGCGGATTCCTACGAGCTGCATTTTTGCTCCCGATGATCGTACCCGCAGTGGTTCTGGGTGTCGGAATGCAGATCGTGTTCGCGAAGGTTGGGCTCGCAAGCAGCTATCTCGGGGTCATCGTCGCGCATACCGTCGTGGCGGTACCGTTTGTCCTCGTTAGCGTCTCCGCATCATTGGAAGGTATTGACGGGCACGCAGAACGGGCCGCGGCAAGTTTGGGGGCCTCACCATCGGTCGTATTGCGAAGGATCACCCTGCCTCTTGCCTTGCCGGGCATATTGTCGGGCGCGGTGCTCGCGTTCGCGACGTCGTTGGACGAGGTCGTGCTGACTTTGTTCGTTGCCGGCCCAAATCAGCGTACTCTGGCGCGACAGATGTTCTCGACGATCCGAGAAAATATCAGTCCATCCATCGCGGCGGCTGCGTTCGTGATCATCATAGGCACGGTTGTGTTGATCCTCGGATTGAGCGCCGTGCGCAGGACTATACGCGGCTAGATCTTCGAGTTCGCGTCCCTGACGCATTCCTCGGTGCGGACTTTGCACCAGGTTTTTGCGTTAGAAGCCTCGTCAGCGGCTCGAGGTAGGGGCGCATTCTGCCTCCGGTAATTGTGGTCAGGACAAGGGCTCTCTTCACCGGCGTCGGCACAAGCGAACGCTGGGTAATCTCGTGGTCGTCGCACAGGCGGCGAATGTCCGGGGCGGGCAGGATGGCGAAGCCAATCCCTTTCTTGACGCATTCGGCGACAACCTCGACGCTGTCCAGGATCAAGGTTTTGGCAGGCCGTGGGTTCGACCCTCCCAAGTATTGTGCGATCAAGCGGCCGATGCCGGACACAGGCATGAAGTGGATGAAGGTCAGCTCGGACATGCAGCGATCGATGCTCCAACGCGCGCATGTCGCGGGTAGACAGAAAACGAGCTCTTCCTCTGCCAGGCTTATCGCCTGGAGGTTGCCCGGCAGGTCGTCGGTTTCCGTAATGACTGCGGCGTCCAACCGTCCCGAAGACACCATTTGCGCGAGCGGCTCCGATAGTCCTGTTTCGATGTGGAATCGTGCCAGGGGATGTTCTGACTTCGCTTTCGACAGAAACTCCGGCATGAGCCTTACGCTCGCTGTAGGGATGAAGCCGATGCGGAATTCCCCCGCTAGAGCATCCGTTGATTTACATGTGTTCAGAATATCGTTGTGAGCTTGCAGTGCGACCTGTGCCTTATCGGCGACGACCTTGCCGATCGGGGTCAGGAGCGGCGGCCGAAAGGATCGGTCGAAGAGGGAGACCCCCAGTTCTTGCTCCAACATCTTCATCTGCATGCTCACTGCTGATGATGTCATGTTGAGACGGTTAGCGGTCTCGATGAAAGACCCATTTTTTCGGATCGCGACCAGCGTCTGCAGGGCCCGGATATTCATAAACTCAAATCCTCTGACTTTAATGGCAACATAAACTAAGTTGCCTGCAACCTCCAATTTGTTAGCTTTTGTCGACTGAAGCGCAAGCGTGCCGTGTGGATCCCAACCAATGGCCGCGGCTCGGTCCACGCATGCCGGTATGACGGCTCTCGACAGCAAGGTGAGGCGGCCGATGGATAATCGCGAAATCGCTGCGCGGCAAGCGAAGGCAATTTCCCGAGGCATTGCCACCAACCCGCAGCTCTACGCGAAGAAGGCCGAGAACGCAGAGCTCTGGGATGTCGAAGGACGTCGATTCATCGACTTCGCGGCAGGTATCGCTGTTGTCAACACGGGACACCGACATCCCAGGGTGATTGAAGCTGTCAAAGCGCAGTTGGATTGCTTCACGCATACGTGTCAGCACGTCGTGCCCTATGAGCACTCGGTCACGCTGGCGGAACGCTTGAACCGGATTGTGCCGGGCGATTTCCTGAAAAAGACGATGTTCGTCACGACCGGCGCTGAGGCCATCGAGAACTCAATAAAAATCGCGCGTCGGGCGACAGGCAGATCGGCAGTGGTGGCCTTCACCAATGCGTTTCACGGCCGGACATTCATGGGAATGGCGCTCACGGGGAAGATATCCCGCTACAAAGCGGGCTTCGGAGCGATGCCCGGCGACGTCTTCCACGCGATGTTTCCTTGTCCACTTCACGGAATCTCAATGGAGCAAACGCTGCAAAGTCTCGATCTGCTGTTCAAATCCGACATTGACCCGAACTGGGTTGCTGCCATTCTCGTCGAGCCTGTGCAGGGGGAGGGGGGCTTCTACGAGGCACCTGCGCGCTTCATCAGGGAGCTCCGCAGAATTTGCGATGAGTATGGGATCATCCTCATTGCTGATGAAGTCCAAACCGGTTTCGCGAGAACCGGGAAGATGTTCGCCATGGAATATCACGGCGGGGTCGCCGACCTGACAGCCATGGCAAAAGGCCTCGCAGGGGGCTTTCCGCTCGCCGCGGTAACCGGTCGTGCTGACTTGATGGATGCACCCGATCCGGGAAGCATCGGCGGCACGTATGGCGGGAGTCCGATCGGCATCGCGGCTGCAAATGCAGTTCTTGATGTGATCGAAGAAGAGCAACTATGCGACCGGGCACTTCGCTTGGGAAACCGTCTTAAGCAACGTCTGGAAGCCATCAGGTCGGAGACACCGGACATCGTGGATGTCCGCGGCCCGGGCTTCATGAATGCTATCGAATTCAACGATCGCAAGACAGGACTGCCCAGCCCCGACCTTGCCGCTGCGGTCAAGAACGAGGCGTTCGTCAACGGACTGCTCGTCCTGACGTGCGGCGGCTACGGCAATGTCATCCGCTTCCTTGCGCCCCTTACGATCCAGGATGGCGTGCTGACAGAGGGTTTGGACCTGCTCGAACGCTCTATCCGCAAGGTGATCCCGGGTTGATGAGAGCAAGCGCGAAACCGTGCTAGGCCGCAACGACGCAACTCAACCGATCGCATCATGTTGGAGCGCTCTCAAGAGAGAGTTCAAGGCAGCAACTTCAATAGCGTTGAAGTTAAGCCCGAAAAATATTCGTTTGCTCCTGATCGACATCAAATGGAATTCCTGTCGGAAAATTCGTAGCCAATCGAGGAACGCGCAATGGACATGAGGCTCTCGCCCGATCAACTGAAGCTGCAGCGTGCCGCTCGGGAACTGGCGGAATCGGAGTTCGCCTCAAGGGCGGCTGAGGTCGATCGTACTGAATCATATCCGTTCAACAACGTCGCCGTGCTCACCTCGGCTGGCTTCATGGGTTATACGATCCCCAAGCAATACGGGGGACGCGGAGGAAGCTTCTTTGAGGCAGCCCTGATCATTGAAGAGATGGCCCGCGTATGCGGCGCGACCGGTCGCATCACGGTCGAGGCCAATATGGGCGCCATCTCGGCCGTCATGCAGTATGGTACCGATAAACAGAAGCGGTTAGCCGCAGACCTAGTGTTGACCGGCGATAAACCAGCGATCTGCATAACCGAGCCGGGTGCCGGCTCGGCCGCCACGGAAATGACGACACGTGCCGACAAACGCGGCTCCGTCTATGTCATTAACGGCAAGAAGCACTGGATCACGGGAGGTGGAGTATCCAAGCTTCACCTGATTTTTGCTCGCGCATTCGACGAAGGGGGAGTGGAGCAGGGTATCGGCGGTTTCATCGCTCTCGCTGGCGAGCCTGGTCTGATAGTCGGCAAGCGCGAGCCAGCGATGGGCCTTCGTGGCATTCCTGAGACCGAAATCATCTTCCAGGACCTGGAGGTCAAGGAAGAGATGCTGGTTCTTCCGCCGCGTGGCCTGCAGCGCGGTTTCGCCGATCTCATCAACGCCTACAATAGTCAGCGTGTCGGCGCGGGTACGGTTGCGCTGGGGATTGCGCAGGGAGCCTTCGAGAAAGCCTTGAGCTTCGCCAAGGAGCGTGAGCAGTTCGGCCGACCGATCGCTGAATTCCAAGGTCTGCAATGGATGTTGGCAGATATGTCGGTGAGCCTCAATGCAGCCCGCCTTTCTCTGCACCAAGCGGCGCTCAGCGCGAACCCATTCCCCGACCCGCTGCTAGCCGCGCAGGCGAAAATCATCGCCTCCGAAACGGCGAACAATGTCACGAACCAGGCGCTTCAAATCTACGGTTCGCGCGGCTACTCGCGGAATGTTCCGATGGAACGCGCCGTGCGCGATGCCCGGATGTTCACGATCGCCGGGGGTACGGCCCAAGTGCTTCGGACGCTCGTGGCATCACGTATCCTCGACATGAAGCTTCCGCAGACCCGCGACGGGTATGTCGCTGTCAAAAACGCTGCACGCAAAGCCGCAGAGTGAGATCGCTCTGAGGTTAAGGCCTTAAGCTCAGCTGTCCTCTCCAGCTGGTCCGCGGAGTCCG
This genomic window contains:
- a CDS encoding ABC transporter permease; amino-acid sequence: MSWFHSRHFRAFALIAPLTIFLGIFFVWPLATILYESVSDQAVSSALPLTKKASADWQAEEVPGANLRSSFVRDLRALDDQRLGDLIRRLNAEQPGFRTLMGRTAAAIRNQEGEVDLTAVDVRWGKVEYWKTVHNALAPYSDRNLLGALDLVRGRDGSIVSVAGGESANRAIMIRTILIAGLVTLACILIGLPYAMVLASASGWFKQLLFGAVLLPLWTSLLVRTAAWYVLLQDRGLINEFLIRLGVISSPLPLMFNRVGVVIAMTHVLLPFMVLPIYSVLVTMPPNLMFAAASLGARPTVAFRRVLLPLSLRGITSGTLLVFMAAIGYYITPALIGGPNDQMISSVIAFYAMGSANWGMASALGIILLAVTLILYVIYSRLSDDPAAPAV
- a CDS encoding ABC transporter permease — its product is MMSASRLTALAIAAFLVAPLVVILPLAFTSSVFLNYPIPSSSLRWFNELATSDAWRRSIINSLIIGAGTCIVATSLGTLAALGLRTRPVYRGFLRAAFLLPMIVPAVVLGVGMQIVFAKVGLASSYLGVIVAHTVVAVPFVLVSVSASLEGIDGHAERAAASLGASPSVVLRRITLPLALPGILSGAVLAFATSLDEVVLTLFVAGPNQRTLARQMFSTIRENISPSIAAAAFVIIIGTVVLILGLSAVRRTIRG
- a CDS encoding LysR family transcriptional regulator; the encoded protein is MNIRALQTLVAIRKNGSFIETANRLNMTSSAVSMQMKMLEQELGVSLFDRSFRPPLLTPIGKVVADKAQVALQAHNDILNTCKSTDALAGEFRIGFIPTASVRLMPEFLSKAKSEHPLARFHIETGLSEPLAQMVSSGRLDAAVITETDDLPGNLQAISLAEEELVFCLPATCARWSIDRCMSELTFIHFMPVSGIGRLIAQYLGGSNPRPAKTLILDSVEVVAECVKKGIGFAILPAPDIRRLCDDHEITQRSLVPTPVKRALVLTTITGGRMRPYLEPLTRLLTQKPGAKSAPRNASGTRTRRSSRV
- a CDS encoding 4-aminobutyrate--2-oxoglutarate transaminase — translated: MDNREIAARQAKAISRGIATNPQLYAKKAENAELWDVEGRRFIDFAAGIAVVNTGHRHPRVIEAVKAQLDCFTHTCQHVVPYEHSVTLAERLNRIVPGDFLKKTMFVTTGAEAIENSIKIARRATGRSAVVAFTNAFHGRTFMGMALTGKISRYKAGFGAMPGDVFHAMFPCPLHGISMEQTLQSLDLLFKSDIDPNWVAAILVEPVQGEGGFYEAPARFIRELRRICDEYGIILIADEVQTGFARTGKMFAMEYHGGVADLTAMAKGLAGGFPLAAVTGRADLMDAPDPGSIGGTYGGSPIGIAAANAVLDVIEEEQLCDRALRLGNRLKQRLEAIRSETPDIVDVRGPGFMNAIEFNDRKTGLPSPDLAAAVKNEAFVNGLLVLTCGGYGNVIRFLAPLTIQDGVLTEGLDLLERSIRKVIPG
- the acdA gene encoding 3-sulfinopropanoyl-CoA desulfinase, whose product is MDMRLSPDQLKLQRAARELAESEFASRAAEVDRTESYPFNNVAVLTSAGFMGYTIPKQYGGRGGSFFEAALIIEEMARVCGATGRITVEANMGAISAVMQYGTDKQKRLAADLVLTGDKPAICITEPGAGSAATEMTTRADKRGSVYVINGKKHWITGGGVSKLHLIFARAFDEGGVEQGIGGFIALAGEPGLIVGKREPAMGLRGIPETEIIFQDLEVKEEMLVLPPRGLQRGFADLINAYNSQRVGAGTVALGIAQGAFEKALSFAKEREQFGRPIAEFQGLQWMLADMSVSLNAARLSLHQAALSANPFPDPLLAAQAKIIASETANNVTNQALQIYGSRGYSRNVPMERAVRDARMFTIAGGTAQVLRTLVASRILDMKLPQTRDGYVAVKNAARKAAE